A single Argentina anserina chromosome 7, drPotAnse1.1, whole genome shotgun sequence DNA region contains:
- the LOC126802498 gene encoding receptor-like serine/threonine-protein kinase At2g45590: protein MPSRPEPPPPQHPRTNRHLLIPLLTVALTVTFLSVLVFIVFLYRKLSRSRTTPFDHQNSSTTAVSAAVEAAVDINDNGIRSSSQKQQRKFSYSLLRRATGSFTASNRLGHGGFGSVYKATLPSGESLAVKVMDSEGSLQGEREFHNELSLALNLSHPHILSLLGFSTDRRGRNLCLVYELMPNRSLQEALLDRKCPELMAWKKRFSVVLDVARGLEYLHDDCDPPVIHGDVKPSNVLLDSDFNAKIGDFGLARLKTEAEFDQGDQVVAVEEGDEGETEKKEILEAAAVGEDNGSILEEESMSMSVVTGGLDEGRSPDCCVVRISDSEASPVVVAAGFDKFSVDSEKELASSGKRVKGSSGRDWWWKQDNVGGVGSESGRVKDYVMEWIGSEIKKERPKSEWVASPSCNGEPKKRRKKLDWWVSLDEEKSKKKEKARKPREWWKEEFCEELSKKKKKKKRGFDSGCGGELWWQKDEEDLGSERKKRKSKSKSSRGSIDWWLDGFGSELRSGRRNSQDWGSCGGDIPKSGGISSTPSMRGTVCYVAPEYGGGGQLSEKCDVYSFGVLVLVLISGRRPLQVTASPMSEFERANLISWARQLARNGKLLDLVDQSIHSLDREEALLCITIALLCLQRAPGKRPTMKEIVGMLTGEGEPPHLPFEFSPSPPSNFPFKSRKKAR, encoded by the coding sequence GCCGTTCGACCACCAAAACAGCAGCACCACCGCCGTCAGCGCCGCCGTTGAGGCCGCCGTCGATATTAACGATAATGGAATTAGAAGTAGCAGCCAGAAGCAGCAGCGGAAGTTCTCGTACTCTCTGTTACGGCGCGCCACCGGCTCGTTCACGGCGTCGAACCGGCTCGGCCACGGCGGGTTCGGGTCGGTGTACAAGGCCACGCTTCCTTCCGGCGAATCGCTCGCCGTGAAAGTGATGGACTCTGAGGGTTCCTTACAAGGTGAGCGTGAGTTTCACAACGAGCTCTCTCTGGCTTTGAACCTCAGCCATCCACACATACTATCTCTGCTCGGCTTCTCCACCGACCGCCGTGGCCGGAACCTCTGCTTAGTCTACGAGCTCATGCCGAATCGGAGCCTACAGGAGGCTCTGCTGGACCGGAAGTGCCCGGAGCTCATGGCGTGGAAGAAGCGGTTCAGTGTGGTTCTGGATGTGGCCAGAGGACTGGAGTATCTGCACGACGACTGTGACCCGCCGGTGATCCACGGCGACGTGAAGCCGAGCAATGTGCTTCTCGATTCCGATTTCAACGCCAAGATTGGGGATTTCGGGCTGGCGAGGCTGAAGACGGAGGCGGAGTTCGATCAGGGAGATCAGGTGGTGGCGGTGGAGGAAGGTGATGAGGGAGAGACTGAGAAAAAAGAGATTCTTGAGGCGGCGGCGGTTGGGGAGGATAACGGTTCGATTTTGGAGGAGGAGAGCATGAGTATGAGTGTGGTGACTGGTGGATTGGATGAGGGAAGGTCACCGGATTGTTGTGTGGTGAGGATTTCGGATTCGGAGGCGTCGCCGGTGGTGGTAGCGGCGGGGTTCGATAAGTTTAGTGTTGACAGTGAGAAGGAGTTGGCTAGTAGCGGGAAGAGGGTTAAGGGAAGCTCAGGGAGGGATTGGTGGTGGAAGCAGGACAATGTGGGAGGAGTAGGGTCTGAGTCTGGGAGGGTTAAGGATTATGTGATGGAGTGGATTGGGAGTGAGATTAAGAAGGAGCGGCCGAAGAGCGAATGGGTAGCTTCTCCGAGCTGCAATGGTGAGccgaagaagaggaggaagaagttGGATTGGTGGGTGTCACTGGATGAAGAAAAGAgtaagaagaaggagaaggctAGGAAGCCGAGGGAGTGGTGGAAGGAGGAGTTTTGCGAGGAGCTtagtaagaagaagaagaagaaaaagaggggTTTTGATTCGGGTTGCGGTGGAGAGTTGTGGTGGCAGAAGGACGAGGAGGATTTGGGGtcggagaggaagaagaggaagagtaAGAGCAAGAGTAGTAGAGGCAGCATTGATTGGTGGTTGGACGGATTTGGGAGTGAGCTTAGAAGTGGGAGGAGGAATAGCCAAGACTGGGGTAGTTGCGGCGGTGATATACCGAAGAGTGGTGGCATTAGTAGCACACCGAGCATGAGAGGCACAGTTTGTTATGTTGCCCCTGAATATGGAGGTGGAGGGCAGCTCTCTGAGAAATGTGATGTGTATAGCTTCGGCGTTTTGGTTTTGGTGCTGATTTCAGGGCGGAGGCCGCTGCAAGTAACAGCCTCCCCAATGTCGGAATTCGAGAGGGCTAATCTAATATCATGGGCACGGCAACTTGCTCGAAATGGGAAGCTATTGGACCTTGTAGACCAGTCTATACATTCTTTGGACAGGGAAGAGGCATTGCTCTGTATCACCATTGCATTGCTATGTCTGCAAAGAGCACCAGGCAAACGGCCAACCATGAAGGAAATTGTAGGGATGCTAACGGGTGAAGGCGAGCCGCCCCATTTGCCCTTCGAGTTCTCACCGTCACCGCCTTCCAATTTTCCGTTCAAGTCCCGGAAAAAGGCTCGGTGA